The genomic DNA CAGGCAGCCCTCTTCATCAGCCGTTCCCATTGGCCTGCACCATGGGAGCACACCCAGAGACCCGTCAGTCACCCCAGCCCAGGTCACACTCCCCCAAGAGCCCAGCAAGCAGAATGACAGTCCTCCAGTAGTGTTCCCAAAACCCCCCAAAATACCCTCCCACATTGCCCTGAATACCCAAAAGGTTACAGCCAACCCCACCACAGACTCCAGTGCCCCTTCCTTGAGCTCATCACCCACTGACAGGCATTTGTCGGACTCCCAAAAGGTGAGAAAGGAGGCCCTGCAGAAGCTGGGGCTCCTGAGAGACAATAATGAGTCCCAACCTAAGTCTGTTACGCCACTGTGCTCCTCCAAATTTCACTCCACCTGTGACCCAACTTCAGCCAGTGTGGGAGTTAAAGCTCAACCCCACGGTAACTCAACAAGAAGCCAGCCCTCATCCACCTCCCAAGGACCCAGAGAACCTAGCAGCAGGCCGGTACAAAGCAGCAGCTTCCTACATCGCTCTAGGAGTGAGGAGCAGCCCCCCATACCGCCCTCACACCTTACCAAACCCAGTGGGGTCAAAGCTGTCACCCTAGAGCGTTCTGGGGTGGGGCTTGGGACCTACGTGGCCGACCACCGGAAACCTCCCCAGGGTGGACGTTGCACCCCACCTGCTCCCACCAAAGCCCCAGAGCAGGAGAAAACAACCCTCGCTGCCCAGCCAGTGTCCACCCACAAGACCCCGCACTGCCCGGGCTTCAGTGTGGTGATGGTGCCCAGCATGGGAGAAGACAGACGAGAGGCTCTTAGGAAGCTGGGGCTGCTGAAAGACTAGGCCTGGAGAGAAGGTATCTCTTCCCAGTGGTTAAATGGATATATAAAAGGGGTATCAAATGGAACAGACTTCCAGCACCGTAGGCAGAGAAGCA from Oncorhynchus clarkii lewisi isolate Uvic-CL-2024 chromosome 7, UVic_Ocla_1.0, whole genome shotgun sequence includes the following:
- the LOC139414293 gene encoding specifically androgen-regulated gene protein-like produces the protein MPKSDTWPGGVTIGTITGMDSAGSCDSVFSMNSGFSDNSLKHLSAEERACLMFLEETIESLETEEDNGLSNDEPDCLPTTGNVATKMAHLSASMGQNKLNNVSKYPSDEYGYLVPTPFILANSTSCILSKPRPGIPPNNENSHPKPQVIALDNTPSQSHHPCVPPEVNVVVIPPPSKPKDYPCQRPPSSPRGPLSYEALVQLRKSASMKRTLQSATAETRDWNRQPSSSAVPIGLHHGSTPRDPSVTPAQVTLPQEPSKQNDSPPVVFPKPPKIPSHIALNTQKVTANPTTDSSAPSLSSSPTDRHLSDSQKVRKEALQKLGLLRDNNESQPKSVTPLCSSKFHSTCDPTSASVGVKAQPHGNSTRSQPSSTSQGPREPSSRPVQSSSFLHRSRSEEQPPIPPSHLTKPSGVKAVTLERSGVGLGTYVADHRKPPQGGRCTPPAPTKAPEQEKTTLAAQPVSTHKTPHCPGFSVVMVPSMGEDRREALRKLGLLKD